In the Hydractinia symbiolongicarpus strain clone_291-10 chromosome 13, HSymV2.1, whole genome shotgun sequence genome, TCCGCATTTGTATACGTTTGCATAGACATAGTACACAGCATATTATGTAGCGCACAAGTAGCTAACGTTACTTTTACAGCAGATTCGGgcaaaacatttaattttgcagTGAGGCAGCGAAACCGATTTACAAGTATTCCAAAAGCGTTTTCACTTGTTCTTCTTGCACGTGATAAACGATAGTTGAATATGCGCTTTGACTCAGTAAGTCCTTTCTGTGCGTAAGGTTTTATGCAATACTCAGTTAAGGGAAAAAGCATCATCAGCAACTAGAACGTATGGCAAGAGTGGCTGGTCACACTCAGGGTTAAGGAAGGAATCATCAATTCCAGATATGTTTGGCAGTTTTCTCCTTTCTGGTAAATCTATGCTGTTTGTAGATAATCCTCTGAAAAATTCACACCGCCTGAAAACTCCACCATCGCTCAGACGTCCCTGGCAGCCGATATCGACAAAAATAAATCGATAACGCGCATCAATGATACCTAGTAAAACTAAACTGAAAAAACCTTTGTAGTTGTAGTATGTTGAACCGCTAAGCTTAGGATGGTACAGAGCAATATGTTTTCCATCCATTGCCCCAATGCAATTTGGAAATTGCCACATCGTTTCGAATTCAGATGCAATTTCAAGCCAGTCGTCTTTGTTTTCGAGGAACTTGAGGAAATCATCTTTTAGTGTATCATATAATGCTTGACAAACCTGAGGAATAAATGTGGCAATGGTTGAAATACCAACAGAATAGTGATGATGTAAGCTAGTAAAATTCTCCCCAGTAGCGAGAAAGCGCAGAGTTATTGTCAGCTTCAACTCCGGCTCCAAAGGTTTCCGTAAATGCGTTGTCTTCTTCGTTAATTTACTTCTGACTTTCTCAAGTAAAAGCTAAACAAAAGGATTGTTTTAGATCAAACTCAGAATTATTTCACATGAAtatcaagttaaaaattatattcaccTCATATATGTCTGGGCTCATTCGCAGGTATTTGCGGTTTTTCATCCACTCCTTCACCCAAATTCTACGCGTAACCTTAGGTTTGCAAAAGTTTGTCGGAAGTAAAGTTGTAGCAATAATAATCGCAGCAACCGCTTTTCTCTGTTCCTCAGACATTttgaattacaacaaaatttaaatggacatttaaagagacatttaaagagacaatttgcaataattcgaaatattttccaatataatgaattcaataattttcaattgatatcattattcataaatatattgctgtcaatatttttctatatattgctgtaatgtgaaacggcctttagtaagtttgaaaaaatattacttTGACTTTAATACTTTCAGTTTAAATTTTAGTAACTGATATTACTAATATCAACTAACtatattttttatgcttttaGCAACAATGAACCGTCATAAGAAAGTGCGTCAACCTGCATCGAAAAACATTAAATGCGCTCAAAATATCATGAAAGTCAGGTTTGAGAAAAAACACAAATCTAGGAAAGCATACTTTGTTGTTGGAGATAACGTTTCTGTCCGCATTCCACTAAAGGATAGGACAAGCACAGACCTACTTCGTTTGCCATGCGTGGTTATTGAAGTAAcaggtgaaaaaatgaaatactATAAACTTTTATCTGAGTTTGGGGTGCTGAATTGTACCTTCAGAGCTGGTGACTTGGAAAAGTATGAAGGTCACTTTGACATAAATGTGGAAGAAGCAGAAAATAAGTGTATTTCTCTGCGAAGTGCAAGCATTATGACAAACAGTAGAAACATCACAAAGACAGCCTCAAGGTAAAAAAGTTATATAACTACTTTGTTTTGTACTTAAGTTTCATGCTGTTTACACGACAATCCTCAGCAAAACAAGTATAAAACAAGTTGCTAAaagacaataaatatttttagggGCATGTGCCGCACGTCTTGCCTCATAGGGACattcacaacattaaaaaacACATGTCCTGTTGACACATGGCTAGCATTATTGAAAGTGGTACTATGCTGTTCGTCTAGCATGGAAGAACAAACACAAAAGGCCTGtggagaaaaaacaaaaaggctATTTGATTTCATTGATCAAAACAAGTATTTAGAAGTCAAACTTCAAGTAGCCAATGACCATAATATTGCTCCACTGAATAACACCATAAATTTTTTTAgagataaacattttttaataaaaacctaCTTAGGACCAAACATACAGCATCTAATCCAATCAACCTGTGACAGTCCATTTTGTCCACAGGCATTCGCAGAAACAAACCAAAGTGAAATCCCAACTATTAACTTCAATAATCATGATGATACAGAATGGGTTGCACCAATTATCTTTACATCTGAAGTACAATCATGGTTTATCACTAGAAATACTTCCAAGTGTGGAAAAAGATTGGCTAAGTCAACTGAAGAGGAGAAATACATGTTTTGggatgaaaacaaaacaaataagtaaaaaaaagtatgttGATTAACATCCATTTCTGTACAAAAAACCTCTAAGTAATAATCTTAcagatataaataaattaaattggattttataactttttagCTCGTGGTATAATGGTTCAAAAACATCTGGAGATCGAATTTTTCGTCAGGTTCCAGCGTTGTTGCCAATTAATGTTGAAACTGCCATGTATGACAGAAGAATTGACACTAGTTCAATACTAAAAGATTTAATTTTAGACATCCATGATATTTCATGCAGGTTAGAACATTTTATAGTTGGAAGATATATCATTCAAAACCTTATTAAAAGAGCatacaactttttaaaaatgtatacttTAGTTTTAGGTTAATTGGACTTTTACTTTGGAATGCCTAACATTACACTGCTATGGCTTTATACAATGATACATGGCATTTATATGATGGTATAAAATCACCTAACTTTTTACCATGTACTGAACATTTTGAAGCAATATACAGACCAACATACTGTCTATATGGTaatggtatatatataaatgtcataaaatatctgttgaaaattattttctgttttaTATCTTTATATTGTTTGAGATAtatataaatcttttttattcttcagCATTGACAAATTCACATTCTGAAACACAAAAGCTACAAGAACCCAATACTAATGGTGTAGATGATTGCTCTGATACAGATATGCTTAAAGCTGCAATGATTTTGCAAACACTTTCAGCAGAGACTCGAGGTAGGAAAATGTAAAGTTACCTaactataaattataaaaatcacaAATGTATACAACtatatttattatatgtttttagtaTATGAAGACACAACACCTCTAGTACAAGACAAACCAGTGGATATTGTTGAAAGTGAAGCAAATACAGGTAAaacattgtaaacaaaattgCCTATTCAGTGACATGGTATAGCAATATCTGCATTAATGTATATGTATTTCTATTCATTTGTAGGTACACTACAAGCTTACTGTGACATGGATGAACATAACAAGCGTAAAATGCTGTTATCTTGGTTTGTTGGATCCAAGAATGCCTCCCTTATTGTTAGCGAAAGTGAAGAACCAGATACTACAATGCTTCCTAAATCTGCAAGAAACCTTCCCGACTCTATTCGCGACTCAATCATAGcaactaatattttaaaaaaatttgcgaaaCCAGAATTTATTTTGCACATTGATAACTTAGTAGCACAAAAGCAGAGAAGTAAACAATCAATGGAAATGTGGGATATGCCAAAAAAATATTGGGAATGAACGATGCATTGCATGTGACAGATGCTTAATGTGGAATCATTTTCGTTGTacgaaactaaaaaaaaagccACACAGCAACTGGTTTTGCACAATATGCATAGAGGACGTGGGTAAGttaacgtaatacattttttaaaaatatatactcaaTCCATGTTTTACTGGTTTTAAAATTTGgtacaaattattttaaattatattatcCATTGCAGCTGATCTTGGATTGAGTTAAGTGATTATCTCATGTTATGTAATTATAGCTCCTTCAGACAATTCAGATGACGAGAATCCTAAGACAGAAGAATGGAACAGGGTGCTTGGGAATCTGAACAAGAATggcattttaaaaacaattgtaAGAAAATCGCTAAATCCCCGATTAAATCCACTGCTTGCACATAAATCTGGCGGAGCGTATCAGGTGGCTGCTAACATGGAGAAGCTGAAAACAGACGACCCAGAATTGGCTAAGCAATTGGATAATTTCCTCAAAAGTTCATACAGCTCAGAATGGTCTGAATTCTGCCACAAattcataaaaacaaactttccAGACACATTACCATTTGGGAAAAAATATTGTGATACACTATTATATATAgttgttaaacttttttcattgctATGAACAATGAGCTAGCTATCTAAACTAGACAGATTAATTTGACAAGTCTTGCATCCTttgttttcttctctttttgttCTTTTAGCTATTACATCTTTGTTACTTTCTGGCAAAAGTCCTATAATAAATTCAATGAGTGTTTTGTTTGCCCCCCAAATGTGATGTCATTATCCTGCCACAAGAATAAATTTtggctaactagctagctgtaGCATATGCCCTTATAACTTGTAGtagctaatttaaaaaaaatgcttacaAAGTTGTTCTTTCTGAAGAAAAGGTTTATTATGAAGGTTCTTTATCCATTTGACTACCCCAATCCCCCAGCTAGCCAAGGTGCATatctttaatttcttttgtacTGAGATAAAGTTTCATATCAAACGTACCTGATATAATATGTCAGCTTTTtaaattaggaaaaaaattCAACAGTTTATGGTATTGTAGAACTTATATAGTCTAAAATTTTACTTGTTCAATGGCCTTCTCCACGCgttctaagattgggcatgtGCGTCAGAAGATTGGATGGGCCCGTCTTAAGACCGGTCGCCAATTTGTCACTGTCCAAAGATTGGCCaggccagtcttaagacagggcgcgttccaagattgggcagaacagttaTACCGTTCCATACCGACAAGAAACCagattttatttcataaaatttccGTCGATATAATGCTGAGTCATCCAACCCTATAGCGCTAGAATAAGCGCGGCCCTGCGGGCCCCACATATCCTCTTTTTCCAACCTTCGCTAGCGAAGAAAGACGTACCTTGTTTTGTTTACTAAAGGAAAAggtattttatcttttattatCCTAGCTAAACTAGAATTCTTGATAGAGTTAGCTTATAAAAGCAACTCTCCTAATACTCATTGACATATGTGATGAGTCATTTTGTGGTTAAAACATTTCTCGGGATGTGAAAACAAAGTTTTCTCTTATCTTCAGATTTTCAAAAATGGCTACCAATGTTACCGAGAATGAACCTACCAATGTTACTGAGAACGAACCTGTTTGTACTGGGACAGAAATTAACGCCAGTCAATCAGAGAAAGCATCCAGGAAGAGGGAAAACTCCCTTCCTGGGACAAGGGGATTATTGCCCACCTTTAAAGAAATTTGAGGTGGTTCCCTCAGAAAGAGAGTATAGTTATAATTTTACAGAAGATCAAAGAGACTATATTGTTAAACATTTTGCAACGTATATTAGTGATCATGATTTAAAATCttgtattttaaataaaagtccTGTCCCAGAGAATGTACCTGGCCCATCAAACTTGGACAGCTATCTGAGAGCATTGCTGGAGGAAAAGACCAAGTCCCCAGTTGTTGCAGAGGACAAGTCGAGTCAAAAAgtccaacaaaaaaaaactgatgTTTTAGGGCCCTTGTCTAAAATATGGTCATTAATGCAAAGGGCATTATCAGCTCAACCAGGTGAAATAGAAGTAGCTCTGGAGGAAGTGAATGAACTGGTAGAACAGTCGATTTTGCTGTTGGGACAAGCGAACAATGCGGTGACATATTTGCGTCGTGTTCGTGTTTTATCTGCTCTCATGAAAGATACGAAAAGTAAACAATTGCTAAAAGAAAAATCTTCATTGCTTTCCAACATGGGAGAGGATCTATTTGGAGAAAAATTTCGGGATGACTGGTGCTTAAGCATGAAAACTAAGCAGAAGTGCCAGGAGCTTTTGAAAAAGGAATTCAAAGGAAGTTATACTCCCTTTCGTGGAGGCTCTCTCAACCGTGGAAGAGGTTCGAGAGGGCGTGCATATTTTGTCAGAAAAGACTACGGTTCTTCCAGTACAACAACCAGTTCCAACTCAGGAGGTAAGAATACTTTCAGTTTACAATTCACACCTGCCAGAAATAATGCAAGTGAGTATAAACCATGTACATCCTCTAATAAGGTCCATGTTTTCAAACATAATTCCAAGAGTACTATTAGCAGGAAGGTTACAACATTTTGCAAAGAATTGGGAGAAATTGACACAAGATCAAAATATTCTGTCTGTAGTAAAGGGTATGTGATCCCATTCCTTTCTGTACCTCAGCAAAATCAAAAACCTCTGACTCCTCATATAAGTCAAGAGGCAAGGTTACTGCTGAACAACGAAGTATTAAGCATGGTACAAAAAGGAGCTATTCACAAAGTGAGTCATGTACCAAACCAATTTCTGAGCAACATGTTTGTGATACCAAAAAAGGACGGTGGAAATCGTCCGATAATAAACCTGAAACATTTGAACAGCTTCATACCATATTCCCATTTCAAGATGGAAAGTTTAGGGCTTCTCAGGGATCTGCTACAACAAAACGACTTTATGTGCAAAATAGACCTGAAGGACGCATACTTCTGCATACCAATAAGCAGTCAATCGAGAAGGTTTCTCCGGTTTCTTTGGGAGGGAAGCCTTTACGAGTTCCTCTGCCTGTGTTTTGGTCTGGGCCCAGCACCTTTGATCTTCACAAAACTAATGAAGATTCCAATATCTCTTCTTCGAAGAATAATGGTGCGAATGGTAGTGTTTTTGGACGACATGTTACTGATGGCAAAAACTTTGGAGTCCATGCGGGTAGCAAAGGAAACATTGATTTTTCTGTTACAAAATTTAGGTTACATAATAAATCAGAAAAAATCTCAGTTGACACCAGTGCAGAAAATAGAATTTCTGGGACTTGTCATAGATTCGCAAAAGATGACCTTGTCTTTGCCACAGGACAAAATGatacaaattgtaaaaaagtgTACTCATTTGATTGCAAATCCGGTAACCAATATCTTGGAATTGACAAAACTGATAGGgaaactaactttcaccactcAAGCAGTTCTTCCAGGAAAGCTGCAGCATCGGTATCTGCAGTTTCAGCAAATAGAGCAAAGCGGATTACACAATCTAAACAGACGCTTCCATGAAAGGCTGGGGGGCAGCTTGTCAAGGAATTTCCACAGGGGGGAAATGGTCAGTACAAGAAAGGGAATACCATATCAATGTGCTAGAACTTTTGGCGGTAAAATTAGCCctgaaaacttttctgaaaaagCAGATCATAATTACTGCGGAATATCTTCCCAGCAGTTTGAATGTAGTAGCGGACTGGGAGTCACGCAACAATACGGATCCGAGCGATTGGCAATTGGATCAAACAGTGTTTGCAAGACTTATAACAATCAGACAAAAGCCAGAGATAGATCTTTTTGCGTCCCGTCTAAATCATCAGTTGGAGACTTACATGTCCTGGCGTCCGGATCCAAACAGTGTGGGGACGGATGCCATGCAACAGGAGTGGGGGGAACTGTACGGGTATGCCTTCCCTCCATTTTGCTTGATTCCAAAAATTCTAAAGAAAGTTGCCCAAGAAGGCACAGTCCTTCTTTTATTAGCACCAGCTTGGCAAAGTCAACCGTTGTATTCTACACTACTGGAAATGTCAATTCAAAGTCCAGTACTTCTTCCCAAGCACCCTCAGTTATTGACGAATTCTCAGGGTCAGATACACCCTCTAGTCAAACACAATCAATTAAGACTAGCGGCCTGGACTGTTTCAGGGAATACTTGGCTTCAGAAGGATTATCGTCGAAAGCTACAGAGCTTATCACAAATTCCAGACGCAAAGGGTCAATTTCTAATTACCAATCGGCCTGGCGTAAGTGGTCTGGCTGGTGTATGCAACAACAAGCTGATCCTGTTCGATGTGATGTAAATGTAATTGCAAACTATTTAGCTATGTTATTTCATCAAGGTTATGAATATAGCACAATTAATGGTCATAGGTCAGCTATTTCCGCTTACCATGAACCAATAAATTCTGTCAATGTGGGGGAACATCCTAGAATTTGTTCTTTGATGACAGGTGTATTCAATTTGAGACCCACTAAACCACGTTTCACATTTATTTGGGATGTGTAAGTAGTGATTGATTATTTCAATACACTCCCAATTAATAACAGCTTATCTACAAAAGTTTTGTCTCACAAATTAGCGATGTTGTTAGCACTGACTTCTGCTTCAAGGTGATCAGAAATTTGTTACTTGAATATTAATCACATGGTTAAGTCCGAAGACAGTTATGTATTTACATTTGATAAGATAACCAAAACCAGGAAGAAAGGCTCTTCCGCTCCATTTCTCGAATTCAATAAGTTTGAGAGTAATTCAAAATTGTGTGTTGTGAATGCTATTGAGTGTTATATTACAAGAACTCACAAGTGGCGAAAAAATGATGAACATTCACAGTTGCTTTTGAGCACATTGCATCCCCATCAGGCTGTGGTACCATCCACAGGCGCAGGATGGATGAAGTCAATCTTGAAGGAAGCGGGAATTGATACTGATTCATTTTCCGCGCATTCTACAAGATCTGCCTCCACTTCAAAAGCAAAGGCAATGGGTCTTTCAACTGCGGATATTTTGAAACGGGGAAAGTGGTCTGGTATAACAACTTGGCAGAAACATTATCATAAGACTGTCAGACCTGTTTCACAAGTATTTCAAGAGACAATAGGACTGGGTAGCGCTTTGAACTGAGGATATGTGGGGCCCGCAGGGCCGCGCTTATTCTAGCGCTATAGGGTTGGATGACTCAGCATTATATCGACGGAA is a window encoding:
- the LOC130623204 gene encoding uncharacterized protein LOC130623204, whose product is MSEEQRKAVAAIIIATTLLPTNFCKPKVTRRIWVKEWMKNRKYLRMSPDIYELLLEKVRSKLTKKTTHLRKPLEPELKLTITLRFLATGENFTSLHHHYSVGISTIATFIPQVCQALYDTLKDDFLKFLENKDDWLEIASEFETMWQFPNCIGAMDGKHIALYHPKLSGSTYYNYKGFFSLVLLGIIDARYRFIFVDIGCQGRLSDGGVFRRCEFFRGLSTNSIDLPERRKLPNISGIDDSFLNPECDQPLLPYVLKGLTESKRIFNYRLSRARRTSENAFGILVNRFRCLTAKLNVLPESAVKVTLATCALHNMLCTMSMQTYTNAEGPEIKDNIFNNLSSLSPMEGTKSRNFRTRAENIRNSFSDYFQGIGQVHWQWNQVYGQ